A single window of Alphaproteobacteria bacterium DNA harbors:
- a CDS encoding NAD(P)/FAD-dependent oxidoreductase has protein sequence MNHVESQGFAAQDELATDAIVSAWLQAFEAALTDGDQARLAALFTDDANWRDVLAFTWHLTPHLGADAIAAGLAARQPAVAAKDFAVSETRTPPRRVKRLGRDCVEALHRFETKVGRGEGVVRLVPAADGGAAGHRAWVFSTSLQELKGFEEKIGAKRPTGEAYSRNFGGDNWEDVRRKAQAYDDRDPTVLVVGGAQAGLSIAARLNQLGVDNLVVERWPRIGDSWRKRYHSLALHNSIKVNNLPYLPFPETWPNYIPKDMLGLWFEFYAQVMEINHWTNTEFTKGEWDEAARQWTATLKLADGSERVMHPRHIVFANGVSSYPLVPDIPGLDSFRGEVIHSEGFDSGAPFQGKRAIVIGTGSSANDIALDLYNFGCETTIVQRGSTTVVSIDPSAKLNYALYDEGLPVEECDLMGGASTPPMIVKGYQLAVQRMVELDKDMIAGLKGIGFKFDIGEDNTGHQMKYRRRGGGYNLDAGSSDLMIRGEIGLLQNETIERYGPEGAVLKDGTVVPADLIVLATGYYPQAELVRRALGEDVAAKIGPIWGEGADGELANMYKRTSQPGAWFIAGSLTQARIYSKYMALQIKAMEEGLVDTDPFA, from the coding sequence ATGAACCACGTCGAGTCTCAGGGTTTTGCCGCGCAAGACGAGCTTGCCACCGACGCCATCGTTTCCGCCTGGCTCCAGGCCTTCGAAGCCGCGCTGACGGACGGCGACCAGGCCCGGTTGGCCGCTCTGTTCACCGACGACGCCAACTGGCGCGACGTGCTGGCCTTCACCTGGCATCTGACACCGCATCTCGGCGCCGACGCCATTGCCGCCGGCCTCGCCGCGCGGCAGCCCGCGGTCGCGGCCAAGGACTTTGCCGTCAGCGAGACGCGCACGCCGCCCCGCCGCGTCAAGCGCCTGGGCCGCGACTGCGTCGAGGCGCTCCACCGGTTCGAGACCAAGGTCGGCCGCGGCGAGGGCGTGGTGCGCCTGGTGCCGGCCGCAGACGGCGGTGCCGCCGGGCACCGGGCCTGGGTGTTCTCCACCTCGCTGCAAGAGTTGAAGGGCTTCGAAGAGAAGATCGGAGCCAAGCGCCCGACCGGCGAGGCCTATTCCCGCAATTTCGGCGGCGACAACTGGGAGGACGTCCGACGCAAGGCGCAAGCCTACGACGATCGCGACCCGACCGTTCTGGTGGTCGGCGGCGCCCAGGCCGGCCTCTCCATCGCCGCGCGGCTCAATCAGCTGGGCGTCGACAATCTGGTGGTGGAGCGCTGGCCGCGCATCGGCGACAGCTGGCGCAAGCGCTATCACTCGCTGGCGCTGCACAATTCGATCAAGGTCAACAACCTGCCCTACCTGCCCTTCCCGGAAACCTGGCCGAACTACATCCCGAAGGACATGCTGGGGCTGTGGTTCGAGTTCTATGCCCAGGTGATGGAAATCAACCACTGGACCAACACCGAGTTCACCAAGGGCGAGTGGGACGAGGCCGCCCGGCAGTGGACCGCGACCCTGAAACTGGCGGACGGCAGCGAACGGGTCATGCATCCGCGCCACATCGTCTTCGCCAACGGCGTCAGCAGCTATCCGCTGGTCCCGGACATTCCCGGCCTCGACAGTTTCCGGGGCGAGGTCATCCATTCCGAGGGCTTCGACAGCGGCGCGCCCTTCCAGGGCAAGCGGGCCATCGTCATCGGCACGGGCTCCAGCGCCAACGACATTGCGTTGGACCTCTACAATTTCGGCTGCGAGACCACCATCGTGCAGCGCGGCTCGACCACCGTGGTCTCGATCGACCCGTCGGCGAAGCTCAACTACGCGCTCTATGACGAGGGCCTGCCGGTGGAGGAATGCGACCTGATGGGCGGCGCCTCGACGCCGCCGATGATCGTCAAGGGCTATCAGCTTGCGGTCCAGCGCATGGTGGAGCTGGACAAGGACATGATCGCCGGCTTGAAGGGCATCGGCTTCAAGTTCGACATCGGCGAGGACAACACCGGCCACCAGATGAAATACCGGCGCCGCGGCGGCGGCTACAACCTGGATGCCGGCTCCTCCGACCTGATGATCCGGGGCGAGATCGGCCTGCTCCAGAACGAGACCATCGAGCGCTATGGCCCGGAGGGTGCGGTGCTGAAGGACGGCACCGTCGTGCCGGCCGACCTGATCGTGCTCGCCACCGGCTACTACCCGCAGGCAGAGCTGGTGCGCCGCGCGCTGGGCGAGGACGTGGCCGCCAAGATCGGCCCGATCTGGGGCGAGGGCGCGGACGGCGAACTGGCCAACATGTACAAACGCACGTCCCAGCCGGGCGCCTGGTTCATCGCCGGCAGCCTGACCCAGGCGCGCATCTACTCCAAATACATGGCGCTGCAGATCAAGGCGATGGAGGAAGGGCTGGTCGACACCGACCCGTTCGCCTGA
- the hemB gene encoding porphobilinogen synthase, which yields MRRNRRDAWTRRLVAENRLAVDDLIWPIFVRAGTDLVEPVDSMPGQFRHSPDRIVATVKQAYERGIPAVAIFPLVEPGLKDPIGSEAVNPDNALCEAVRRIKDAVPDIGVICDAALDPFTSHGHDGVIENGYVQNDVTVEILCRQSVVQAEAGCDVIAPSDMMDGRIGAIRKALDAEGHDHVRILSYAAKYASAYFAPFRDAVGSAANLGTADKKTYQMDPANTDEALREVALDLAEGADMVMVKPGLPYLDIIRRVKDAFGAPTVAYNVSGEYSMLKAAAIQGWLDYDRAMMEALMSFKRAGADAILTYAAMEAAELLDA from the coding sequence ATGCGCCGCAACCGGCGCGATGCCTGGACCCGCCGTCTGGTGGCGGAAAACCGGCTTGCGGTGGATGACCTGATCTGGCCGATTTTCGTGCGCGCCGGCACCGATCTGGTGGAGCCGGTGGACAGCATGCCGGGCCAGTTTCGCCACTCGCCGGACCGGATCGTCGCCACGGTGAAGCAGGCCTACGAGCGCGGCATTCCCGCCGTCGCCATCTTCCCGCTGGTCGAGCCCGGCCTCAAAGACCCGATCGGCTCCGAGGCGGTGAACCCGGACAACGCCCTCTGCGAGGCCGTGCGGCGGATCAAGGACGCGGTGCCGGACATCGGCGTGATCTGCGACGCCGCGCTGGACCCGTTCACCAGCCACGGCCATGACGGCGTGATCGAGAACGGCTATGTCCAGAACGACGTGACGGTGGAAATCCTCTGCCGGCAGTCGGTGGTGCAGGCGGAGGCCGGCTGCGACGTGATCGCGCCGTCGGACATGATGGACGGCCGCATCGGCGCCATCCGCAAGGCGCTGGACGCGGAAGGCCACGACCATGTGCGCATCCTCTCCTACGCCGCCAAATACGCCAGCGCCTATTTCGCGCCGTTCCGCGACGCGGTCGGCTCGGCCGCCAATCTGGGCACGGCCGACAAGAAGACCTACCAGATGGACCCGGCCAACACCGACGAGGCCCTGCGCGAGGTCGCCCTCGACCTGGCCGAGGGCGCGGACATGGTCATGGTCAAGCCCGGCCTGCCCTATCTCGACATCATCCGCCGGGTGAAGGACGCCTTCGGCGCGCCGACCGTGGCCTACAACGTGTCGGGCGAGTACTCGATGCTGAAGGCGGCGGCGATCCAGGGCTGGCTCGACTACGACCGCGCCATGATGGAGGCGTTGATGAGCTTCAAACGCGCCGGCGCCGACGCCATCCTGACCTATGCGGCCATGGAAGCGGCGGAGTTGCTGGACGCCTGA
- a CDS encoding acyl-CoA dehydrogenase family protein: MPFDLTEDQIAFQDTARAFAEEQFAPNAARWDAEKIFPVEQLRAAAALGFGGIYVGEDVGGSALTRHDAAVIFEELAAGCTSTAAYISIHNMAAWMIDRFGGQDLREHLLPQLCTMDLLASYCLTEPGSGSDAAALKTKAVRDGDDYVVNGSKAFISGGGHTDLYVTMVRTGDDSPRGITCLAIPKDAPGLSFGEQERKMGWNSQPTSMVLFDDCRVPVANRIGEEGEGFKIAMAGLDGGRINIGACSLGAARAALAAATAYMGERKAFGSRLADFQALQFKLADMATDLEAARLMIHRAAMALDAGHPDKTLYCAMAKRFATDAGFAICNEALQIHGGYGYLQDFPLERYVRDTRVHQILEGTNEIMRVIIARRLLQDLSR, encoded by the coding sequence ATGCCTTTTGACCTGACCGAAGACCAGATCGCCTTTCAGGACACCGCCCGCGCCTTTGCCGAGGAACAGTTCGCGCCGAACGCCGCGCGCTGGGATGCCGAAAAAATCTTTCCGGTGGAGCAGTTGCGCGCCGCAGCCGCCCTGGGATTCGGCGGCATCTATGTGGGCGAGGACGTGGGCGGCTCGGCGCTGACCCGCCACGACGCCGCCGTGATCTTCGAGGAGTTGGCCGCCGGCTGCACGTCGACCGCCGCCTATATCTCGATCCACAACATGGCCGCCTGGATGATCGACCGCTTCGGCGGTCAGGACCTGCGCGAGCATTTGCTGCCGCAGCTCTGCACCATGGACCTGCTGGCGAGCTATTGCCTGACCGAGCCGGGCTCCGGCTCCGATGCGGCGGCGCTGAAGACCAAAGCGGTGCGCGACGGCGACGACTATGTGGTGAATGGCTCCAAGGCCTTCATCTCCGGCGGCGGCCATACGGACCTCTACGTCACCATGGTCCGCACCGGCGACGACTCGCCCCGCGGCATCACCTGCCTCGCCATTCCCAAGGATGCGCCCGGCCTCTCGTTCGGCGAGCAGGAGCGCAAGATGGGCTGGAACTCGCAGCCGACCTCCATGGTGCTGTTCGACGACTGCCGCGTGCCGGTCGCCAACCGCATCGGCGAAGAAGGCGAGGGGTTCAAGATCGCCATGGCCGGCCTCGACGGCGGCCGCATCAATATCGGTGCCTGTTCGCTGGGCGCGGCGCGGGCGGCGCTGGCGGCGGCGACCGCGTATATGGGCGAGCGCAAGGCGTTCGGCTCGCGGCTCGCCGATTTCCAGGCGCTGCAATTCAAGCTGGCGGACATGGCGACGGACCTGGAGGCGGCGCGCCTGATGATCCACCGCGCGGCGATGGCGCTGGACGCGGGCCACCCGGACAAGACGCTGTACTGCGCCATGGCCAAGCGCTTCGCCACCGATGCCGGCTTTGCCATCTGCAACGAGGCGCTGCAAATTCACGGCGGATACGGGTACCTTCAGGATTTCCCGCTGGAGCGCTATGTGCGCGATACCCGCGTGCACCAGATCCTGGAAGGGACGAACGAGATCATGCGCGTCATCATCGCCCGCCGCCTGTTGCAGGATTTGTCGCGCTGA
- a CDS encoding enoyl-CoA hydratase/isomerase family protein, with amino-acid sequence MTDDILFDREGSLAQITLNRPKALNALTLEMLDAMDRRLVQWADDPAVACVVIRPVAGSRAFAAGGDIERLYRERGQPYTATFFWDEYIVDWRIHHYPKPYVAFLDGIVMGGGVGVSILGAVRVATENTMFAMPETGIGFFPDVGGGWFLPRLPGRLGVYLAMTGGRLSGADCCAVGLADAYVPRERLDDVAELLGNLEPGASRQAVMGVLDAFAEKPPAAKITALQPQIDRLFAGETVEDIFNALFDDPSEEAQKWAKAMAGKSPTSLKVALEQLRRGAGKTLDEVLAMEFRLSQAFCADHDFFEGVRALIVDKDNQPLWQPSTHAGVSDERVASYFLPAAAGELTFDPPVRRYGVAG; translated from the coding sequence ATGACCGACGATATTCTGTTCGACCGCGAGGGCTCGCTGGCCCAGATCACGCTCAACCGGCCGAAGGCGCTGAACGCGCTGACCCTGGAAATGCTCGACGCCATGGACCGGCGGCTGGTGCAATGGGCGGACGATCCGGCGGTGGCGTGCGTGGTCATCCGCCCGGTGGCCGGCAGCCGCGCCTTTGCCGCGGGCGGCGATATCGAACGGCTCTACCGCGAGCGCGGCCAGCCCTATACGGCGACGTTCTTCTGGGACGAATACATCGTCGACTGGCGCATCCACCACTATCCGAAGCCCTATGTCGCCTTCCTCGACGGTATTGTCATGGGCGGCGGCGTCGGCGTGTCCATCCTGGGCGCCGTGCGGGTCGCGACCGAGAACACCATGTTCGCCATGCCCGAGACCGGCATCGGCTTTTTCCCGGATGTGGGCGGCGGCTGGTTCCTGCCGCGGCTGCCGGGGCGGCTGGGCGTCTATCTGGCGATGACCGGCGGGCGGCTTTCGGGTGCGGATTGCTGCGCGGTCGGCCTCGCCGATGCCTATGTCCCGCGCGAGCGGCTGGACGACGTCGCCGAACTGCTGGGCAATCTGGAGCCGGGCGCCAGCCGCCAGGCGGTAATGGGCGTGCTGGATGCCTTCGCGGAAAAGCCGCCGGCGGCGAAGATCACCGCGCTTCAGCCGCAGATCGACCGCCTGTTCGCGGGCGAGACGGTGGAGGACATTTTCAACGCCCTGTTCGACGACCCGAGCGAAGAGGCGCAGAAATGGGCCAAGGCCATGGCCGGCAAGTCGCCCACCTCGCTGAAGGTGGCGCTGGAGCAATTGCGCCGCGGCGCCGGCAAGACGCTGGACGAGGTGCTCGCCATGGAATTCCGCCTGTCGCAAGCGTTCTGCGCCGACCACGATTTCTTCGAGGGCGTGCGGGCGCTGATCGTCGACAAGGACAACCAGCCCCTGTGGCAGCCCTCGACCCATGCCGGCGTTTCGGACGAGCGGGTGGCGAGCTATTTCCTGCCGGCTGCGGCGGGCGAGCTGACCTTCGATCCTCCGGTACGGCGCTATGGGGTCGCGGGGTAG
- a CDS encoding phasin family protein encodes MSSSSSDQKGTALPGFGGFFDAFQGQLQSMPALQSRLLQEMQTFNTEAMEFVQKRVEHDVEASGKLMACKTPAEAAEVMRAFYDQAFQEYSAQASHVFERALAVVQGQAEGQASDKPKKAGKPSADG; translated from the coding sequence ATGAGCAGTTCTTCCTCGGACCAAAAAGGCACTGCATTGCCGGGCTTTGGCGGGTTTTTCGATGCCTTCCAGGGTCAACTCCAGTCCATGCCGGCCTTGCAATCCCGCCTGCTGCAGGAAATGCAGACCTTCAACACCGAGGCGATGGAATTCGTGCAGAAGCGGGTCGAGCACGATGTCGAAGCCTCGGGCAAGCTGATGGCCTGCAAGACCCCGGCCGAAGCGGCGGAGGTGATGCGGGCCTTCTACGACCAGGCCTTCCAGGAATATTCGGCCCAGGCCAGCCATGTGTTCGAGCGGGCACTGGCGGTGGTTCAGGGGCAGGCGGAGGGCCAGGCCTCCGACAAGCCGAAGAAGGCCGGCAAGCCGTCCGCGGACGGCTGA